From a region of the Rhinolophus sinicus isolate RSC01 linkage group LG04, ASM3656204v1, whole genome shotgun sequence genome:
- the RMI1 gene encoding recQ-mediated genome instability protein 1, which translates to MSVTNIALRVETWLLATWHVKVPLMWLEACVNWIQEENENVNLSQAQMNKQVFEQWLLTDLRDLEHPILPDSILEVPKGELNGFFALQINSLVDVSQPAYSQIQKLRGKNNTNDLITAETQVTPKPWEAKPSRMLMLQLTDGIVQMQGMEYQPIPALHSHLPPGTKILIYGNISFRLGVLLLKPENVKVLGGEVDALLEDYAQEKVLGRLIGETDPIVSIIPNNSNQSIPRITDDLGLVLEPSDEELLASLDENDELAANNDTSLERRCFSTGSSSNTIPTRQSGFEPGLVISPRLNEKPPNQSVHFTDGELDDFSLAEALLLEEAVQKEQVEIEELQPLTLNRITDDSIERSLDKPNTPSNFSLIFKNGNNWNEKNLSEQMTNEDKSFSCLSPRYHNNSVFSVNCNVPLPHNFTNKGKNSETDNKVKQTIGSSEGHSLNNKILNGEIVSYVPKRSSQISDENDHHLQNCSLRSSENSTNLFIAMDLYSPPFIYLSVLMANKPKEVTTVKVKAFIVTLTGNLSSSGGIWSVTAKISDGTAYLDVDFVDEIITSLIGFSVPEMKKLKKDPLQYQKFLEGLQNCQRELIDLCCLMTISFNPSLSKVMVLALQDVNAEHLENLKKRLNK; encoded by the coding sequence atgagtgTAACTAATATTGCACTAAGAGTTGAAACCTGGCTTTTAGCTACATGGCATGTTAAAGTACCTCTAATGTGGTTGGAAGCTTGTGTTAACTGgattcaagaagaaaatgaaaatgttaatttgagTCAGGCACAAATGAACAAACAGGTGTTTGAGCAATGGCTCCTTACCGATCTGAGAGATTTGGAGCATCCTATTTTACCTGATAGCATTTTAGAAGTTCCAAAAGGAGAACTGAATGGATTTTTCGCTCTGCAGATTAATTCATTGGTTGATGTAAGTCAACCTGCATATTCTCAGATACAAAAGTTGAGAGGAAAGAATAATACAAATGACCTAATTACAGCTGAAACGCAAGTTACCCCAAAACCTTGGGAAGCAAAGCCTTCACGAATGTTGATGCTACAGTTAACTGATGGGATTGTACAAATGCAGGGAATGGAATATCAGCCTATTCCAGCTCTTCATAGTCATCTTCCTCCAGGTACAAAAATTTTGATTTATGGAAACATTTCTTTTCGTCTTGGTGTTCTCTTATTGAAACCAGAAAATGTGAAGGTGTTGGGAGGAGAAGTGGATGCTCTTTTAGAGGACTATGCACAAGAAAAAGTACTTGGAAGATTAATTGGGGAAACTGATCCTATAGTTTCAATCATACCAAATAATTCTAACCAAAGCATCCCCAGAATTACAGATGATCTAGGTCTTGTGTTAGAGCCTTCTGATGAAGAACTCTTGGCAAGTCTTGATGAAAATGATGAGCTTGCAGCAAATAATGACACCTCCTTGGAAAGAAGATGTTTCAGCACAGGTAGTTCTTCAAATACGATTCCCACAAGACAGTCAGGTTTTGAACCAGGACTTGTTATTTCTCCAAGACTCAATGAAAAACCACCAAATCAGTCTGTGCATTTCACTGATGGGGAATTAGatgacttttcattggctgaggCCTTGCTTTTGGAAGAAGCTGTCCAGAAAGAACAAGTGGAGATTGAAGAATTGCAGCCATTGACTTTGAACAGAATCACAGATGACAGTATAGAGAGATCTTTAGATAAACCTAATACTCCaagtaatttttctttgattttcaaaaatggaaataattggaatgaaaaaaatttatCTGAACAAATGACTAATGAAGACAAATCTTTTAGTTGTCTGTCTCCTAGATACCACAACAATAGTGTGTTTTCAGTTAATTGTAATGTACCCCTTCCccataattttacaaataaaggtaAGAATTCAGAGACagataataaagtaaaacaaaccaTCGGCAGTTCAGAGGGACATtccttaaataataaaatattaaatggagaaaTAGTCAGTTATGTACCAAAAAGGAGTTCACAAATTTCTGATGAAAATGATCACCATTTACAGAATTGTTCTTTAAGATCATCAGAGAACAGCACTAATCTTTTTATTGCCATGGATTTGTATTCTCCACCctttatctatttgtctgttctAATGGCCAACAAACCAAAGGAAGTTACAACAGTGAAAGTCAAAGCATTTATTGTAACCTTAACTGGAAATCTCTCAAGTTCTGGTGGCATTTGGAGTGTAACAGCGAAGATTTCTGATGGTACTGCATATCTAGATGTAGACTTTGTAGATGAAATAATTACTAGTCTGATAGGGTTTTCAgtaccagaaatgaaaaagttaaaaaaggatCCTCTTCAGTATCAAAAGTTCCTGGAAGGTTTGCAGAACTGTCAGAGAGAGCTAATAGATTTGTGCTGTCTAATGACTATTTCGTTTAATCCCTCCTTGTCTAAAGTAATGGTACTGGCATTACAAGATGTTAATGCAGAACACCTTGAGAACCTAAAGAAGcgattgaataaataa
- the HNRNPK gene encoding heterogeneous nuclear ribonucleoprotein K isoform X3, which translates to METEQPEETFPNTETNGEFGKRPAEDMEEEQAFKRSRNTDEMVELRILLQSKNAGAVIGKGGKNIKALRTDYNASVSVPDSSGPERILSISADIETIGEILKKIIPTLEEYQHYKGSDFDCELRLLIHQSLAGGIIGVKGAKIKELRENTQTTIKLFQECCPHSTDRVVLIGGKPDRVVECIKIILDLISESPIKGRAQPYDPNFYDETYDYGGFTMMFDDRRGRPVGFPMRGRGGFDRMPPGRGGRPMPPSRRDYDDMSPRRGPPPPPPGRGGRGGSRARNLPLPPPPPPRGGDLMAYDRRGRPGDRYDGMVGFSADETWDSAIDTWSPSEWQMAYEPQGGSGYDYSYAGGRGSYGDLGGPIITTQVTIPKDLAGSIIGKGGQRIKQIRHESGASIKIDEPLEGSEDRIITITGTQDQIQNAQYLLQNSVKQYADVEGF; encoded by the exons atggaaactgaacAGCCAGAGGAAACCTTCCCCAACACCGAAACCAATGGTGAATTTG GTAAACGCCCTGCCGAAGATATGGAAGAGGAACAAGCTTTTAAAAGATCTAGAAACACTGATGAGATGGTTGAATTACGCATTCTGCTTCAGAGCAAg AATGCCGGGGCAGTGATTggaaaaggaggcaagaatattaAGGCTCTGCGTACAGAC TACAATGCCAGTGTTTCAGTCCCAGACAGCAGTGGCCCCGAGCG CATATTGAGTATCAGTGCTGATATTGAAACAATTGGAGAAATTCTGAAGAAAATCATCCCTACCTTGGAAGAG TACCAACACTATAAAGGAAGCGACTTTGACTGCGAGCTGAGACTGTTGATTCATCAGAGTCTGGCAGGAGGAATTATTGGGGTCAAAGGTGCTAAAATCAAAGAACTTCGAGAG AACACTCAGACAACTATCAAGCTTTTCCAGGAATGCTGTCCTCATTCCACTGACAGAGTTGTTCTTATTGGAGGAAAACCTGATAGGGTTGTGGAGTGCATAAAGATCATCCTTGATCTTATATCAGAG tctcCCATCAAAGGACGTGCACAGCCTTACGATCCCAATTTTTATGATGAAACCTATGATTATGGTGGCTTTACCATGATGTTTGATGACCGCCGTGGGCGTCCCGTGGGATTTCCCATGCGGGGAAGAGGTGGTTTTGACAGAATGCCTCCTGGTCGGGGTGGGCGTCCCATGCCTCCATCTAGAAGAGATTATGACGACATGAGCCCTCGGCGAggccctcctccccctcctcctggccGAGGTGGCCGGGGAGGTAGCAGGGCTCGgaatcttcctcttcctccaccaccacctcctaGAGGAGG AGATCTAATGGCTTATGACAGAAGAGGAAGACCTGGAGACCGTTACGATGGCATG GTTGGTTTCAGTGCCGATGAAACTTGGGACTCTGCAATAGATACATGGAGCCCTTCAGAATGGCAGATGGCTTATGAACCACAG ggTGGCTCCGGATATG attattCCTATGCAGGGGGTCGTGGCTCATATGGTGATCTTGGTGGACCTATTATTACTACACAAGTAACTATTCCCAAAGAT ttGGCTGGATCTATTATTGGCAAAGGTGGTCAACGGATTAAACAAATTCGTCATGAGTCAGGAGCTTCGATCAAAATTGATGAGCCTTTAGAAGGATCCGAAGATCGGATCATTACCATTACAGGAACACAGGACCAGATACAGAATGCACAGTATTTGCTGCAGAACAG tgtGAAGCAGTATGCAGATGTTGAAGGATTCTAA
- the HNRNPK gene encoding heterogeneous nuclear ribonucleoprotein K isoform X4: METEQPEETFPNTETNGEFGKRPAEDMEEEQAFKRSRNTDEMVELRILLQSKNAGAVIGKGGKNIKALRTDYNASVSVPDSSGPERILSISADIETIGEILKKIIPTLEEYQHYKGSDFDCELRLLIHQSLAGGIIGVKGAKIKELRENTQTTIKLFQECCPHSTDRVVLIGGKPDRVVECIKIILDLISESPIKGRAQPYDPNFYDETYDYGGFTMMFDDRRGRPVGFPMRGRGGFDRMPPGRGGRPMPPSRRDYDDMSPRRGPPPPPPGRGGRGGSRARNLPLPPPPPPRGGDLMAYDRRGRPGDRYDGMVGFSADETWDSAIDTWSPSEWQMAYEPQGGSGYDYSYAGGRGSYGDLGGPIITTQVTIPKDLAGSIIGKGGQRIKQIRHESGASIKIDEPLEGSEDRIITITGTQDQIQNAQYLLQNSVKQYSGKFF, translated from the exons atggaaactgaacAGCCAGAGGAAACCTTCCCCAACACCGAAACCAATGGTGAATTTG GTAAACGCCCTGCCGAAGATATGGAAGAGGAACAAGCTTTTAAAAGATCTAGAAACACTGATGAGATGGTTGAATTACGCATTCTGCTTCAGAGCAAg AATGCCGGGGCAGTGATTggaaaaggaggcaagaatattaAGGCTCTGCGTACAGAC TACAATGCCAGTGTTTCAGTCCCAGACAGCAGTGGCCCCGAGCG CATATTGAGTATCAGTGCTGATATTGAAACAATTGGAGAAATTCTGAAGAAAATCATCCCTACCTTGGAAGAG TACCAACACTATAAAGGAAGCGACTTTGACTGCGAGCTGAGACTGTTGATTCATCAGAGTCTGGCAGGAGGAATTATTGGGGTCAAAGGTGCTAAAATCAAAGAACTTCGAGAG AACACTCAGACAACTATCAAGCTTTTCCAGGAATGCTGTCCTCATTCCACTGACAGAGTTGTTCTTATTGGAGGAAAACCTGATAGGGTTGTGGAGTGCATAAAGATCATCCTTGATCTTATATCAGAG tctcCCATCAAAGGACGTGCACAGCCTTACGATCCCAATTTTTATGATGAAACCTATGATTATGGTGGCTTTACCATGATGTTTGATGACCGCCGTGGGCGTCCCGTGGGATTTCCCATGCGGGGAAGAGGTGGTTTTGACAGAATGCCTCCTGGTCGGGGTGGGCGTCCCATGCCTCCATCTAGAAGAGATTATGACGACATGAGCCCTCGGCGAggccctcctccccctcctcctggccGAGGTGGCCGGGGAGGTAGCAGGGCTCGgaatcttcctcttcctccaccaccacctcctaGAGGAGG AGATCTAATGGCTTATGACAGAAGAGGAAGACCTGGAGACCGTTACGATGGCATG GTTGGTTTCAGTGCCGATGAAACTTGGGACTCTGCAATAGATACATGGAGCCCTTCAGAATGGCAGATGGCTTATGAACCACAG ggTGGCTCCGGATATG attattCCTATGCAGGGGGTCGTGGCTCATATGGTGATCTTGGTGGACCTATTATTACTACACAAGTAACTATTCCCAAAGAT ttGGCTGGATCTATTATTGGCAAAGGTGGTCAACGGATTAAACAAATTCGTCATGAGTCAGGAGCTTCGATCAAAATTGATGAGCCTTTAGAAGGATCCGAAGATCGGATCATTACCATTACAGGAACACAGGACCAGATACAGAATGCACAGTATTTGCTGCAGAACAG tgtGAAGCAGTATTCTGGAAAGTTTTTCTAA
- the HNRNPK gene encoding heterogeneous nuclear ribonucleoprotein K isoform X2: protein METEQPEETFPNTETNGEFGKRPAEDMEEEQAFKRSRNTDEMVELRILLQSKNAGAVIGKGGKNIKALRTDYNASVSVPDSSGPERILSISADIETIGEILKKIIPTLEEGLQLPSPTATSQLPLESDAVECLNYQHYKGSDFDCELRLLIHQSLAGGIIGVKGAKIKELRENTQTTIKLFQECCPHSTDRVVLIGGKPDRVVECIKIILDLISESPIKGRAQPYDPNFYDETYDYGGFTMMFDDRRGRPVGFPMRGRGGFDRMPPGRGGRPMPPSRRDYDDMSPRRGPPPPPPGRGGRGGSRARNLPLPPPPPPRGGDLMAYDRRGRPGDRYDGMVGFSADETWDSAIDTWSPSEWQMAYEPQGGSGYDYSYAGGRGSYGDLGGPIITTQVTIPKDLAGSIIGKGGQRIKQIRHESGASIKIDEPLEGSEDRIITITGTQDQIQNAQYLLQNSVKQYSGKFF, encoded by the exons atggaaactgaacAGCCAGAGGAAACCTTCCCCAACACCGAAACCAATGGTGAATTTG GTAAACGCCCTGCCGAAGATATGGAAGAGGAACAAGCTTTTAAAAGATCTAGAAACACTGATGAGATGGTTGAATTACGCATTCTGCTTCAGAGCAAg AATGCCGGGGCAGTGATTggaaaaggaggcaagaatattaAGGCTCTGCGTACAGAC TACAATGCCAGTGTTTCAGTCCCAGACAGCAGTGGCCCCGAGCG CATATTGAGTATCAGTGCTGATATTGAAACAATTGGAGAAATTCTGAAGAAAATCATCCCTACCTTGGAAGAG GGCCTGCAGTTGCCATCACCCACTGCAACCAGCCAGCTCCCGCTCGAATCTGATGCTGTGGAATGCTTAAAT TACCAACACTATAAAGGAAGCGACTTTGACTGCGAGCTGAGACTGTTGATTCATCAGAGTCTGGCAGGAGGAATTATTGGGGTCAAAGGTGCTAAAATCAAAGAACTTCGAGAG AACACTCAGACAACTATCAAGCTTTTCCAGGAATGCTGTCCTCATTCCACTGACAGAGTTGTTCTTATTGGAGGAAAACCTGATAGGGTTGTGGAGTGCATAAAGATCATCCTTGATCTTATATCAGAG tctcCCATCAAAGGACGTGCACAGCCTTACGATCCCAATTTTTATGATGAAACCTATGATTATGGTGGCTTTACCATGATGTTTGATGACCGCCGTGGGCGTCCCGTGGGATTTCCCATGCGGGGAAGAGGTGGTTTTGACAGAATGCCTCCTGGTCGGGGTGGGCGTCCCATGCCTCCATCTAGAAGAGATTATGACGACATGAGCCCTCGGCGAggccctcctccccctcctcctggccGAGGTGGCCGGGGAGGTAGCAGGGCTCGgaatcttcctcttcctccaccaccacctcctaGAGGAGG AGATCTAATGGCTTATGACAGAAGAGGAAGACCTGGAGACCGTTACGATGGCATG GTTGGTTTCAGTGCCGATGAAACTTGGGACTCTGCAATAGATACATGGAGCCCTTCAGAATGGCAGATGGCTTATGAACCACAG ggTGGCTCCGGATATG attattCCTATGCAGGGGGTCGTGGCTCATATGGTGATCTTGGTGGACCTATTATTACTACACAAGTAACTATTCCCAAAGAT ttGGCTGGATCTATTATTGGCAAAGGTGGTCAACGGATTAAACAAATTCGTCATGAGTCAGGAGCTTCGATCAAAATTGATGAGCCTTTAGAAGGATCCGAAGATCGGATCATTACCATTACAGGAACACAGGACCAGATACAGAATGCACAGTATTTGCTGCAGAACAG tgtGAAGCAGTATTCTGGAAAGTTTTTCTAA
- the HNRNPK gene encoding heterogeneous nuclear ribonucleoprotein K isoform X1, protein METEQPEETFPNTETNGEFGKRPAEDMEEEQAFKRSRNTDEMVELRILLQSKNAGAVIGKGGKNIKALRTDYNASVSVPDSSGPERILSISADIETIGEILKKIIPTLEEGLQLPSPTATSQLPLESDAVECLNYQHYKGSDFDCELRLLIHQSLAGGIIGVKGAKIKELRENTQTTIKLFQECCPHSTDRVVLIGGKPDRVVECIKIILDLISESPIKGRAQPYDPNFYDETYDYGGFTMMFDDRRGRPVGFPMRGRGGFDRMPPGRGGRPMPPSRRDYDDMSPRRGPPPPPPGRGGRGGSRARNLPLPPPPPPRGGDLMAYDRRGRPGDRYDGMVGFSADETWDSAIDTWSPSEWQMAYEPQGGSGYDYSYAGGRGSYGDLGGPIITTQVTIPKDLAGSIIGKGGQRIKQIRHESGASIKIDEPLEGSEDRIITITGTQDQIQNAQYLLQNSVKQYADVEGF, encoded by the exons atggaaactgaacAGCCAGAGGAAACCTTCCCCAACACCGAAACCAATGGTGAATTTG GTAAACGCCCTGCCGAAGATATGGAAGAGGAACAAGCTTTTAAAAGATCTAGAAACACTGATGAGATGGTTGAATTACGCATTCTGCTTCAGAGCAAg AATGCCGGGGCAGTGATTggaaaaggaggcaagaatattaAGGCTCTGCGTACAGAC TACAATGCCAGTGTTTCAGTCCCAGACAGCAGTGGCCCCGAGCG CATATTGAGTATCAGTGCTGATATTGAAACAATTGGAGAAATTCTGAAGAAAATCATCCCTACCTTGGAAGAG GGCCTGCAGTTGCCATCACCCACTGCAACCAGCCAGCTCCCGCTCGAATCTGATGCTGTGGAATGCTTAAAT TACCAACACTATAAAGGAAGCGACTTTGACTGCGAGCTGAGACTGTTGATTCATCAGAGTCTGGCAGGAGGAATTATTGGGGTCAAAGGTGCTAAAATCAAAGAACTTCGAGAG AACACTCAGACAACTATCAAGCTTTTCCAGGAATGCTGTCCTCATTCCACTGACAGAGTTGTTCTTATTGGAGGAAAACCTGATAGGGTTGTGGAGTGCATAAAGATCATCCTTGATCTTATATCAGAG tctcCCATCAAAGGACGTGCACAGCCTTACGATCCCAATTTTTATGATGAAACCTATGATTATGGTGGCTTTACCATGATGTTTGATGACCGCCGTGGGCGTCCCGTGGGATTTCCCATGCGGGGAAGAGGTGGTTTTGACAGAATGCCTCCTGGTCGGGGTGGGCGTCCCATGCCTCCATCTAGAAGAGATTATGACGACATGAGCCCTCGGCGAggccctcctccccctcctcctggccGAGGTGGCCGGGGAGGTAGCAGGGCTCGgaatcttcctcttcctccaccaccacctcctaGAGGAGG AGATCTAATGGCTTATGACAGAAGAGGAAGACCTGGAGACCGTTACGATGGCATG GTTGGTTTCAGTGCCGATGAAACTTGGGACTCTGCAATAGATACATGGAGCCCTTCAGAATGGCAGATGGCTTATGAACCACAG ggTGGCTCCGGATATG attattCCTATGCAGGGGGTCGTGGCTCATATGGTGATCTTGGTGGACCTATTATTACTACACAAGTAACTATTCCCAAAGAT ttGGCTGGATCTATTATTGGCAAAGGTGGTCAACGGATTAAACAAATTCGTCATGAGTCAGGAGCTTCGATCAAAATTGATGAGCCTTTAGAAGGATCCGAAGATCGGATCATTACCATTACAGGAACACAGGACCAGATACAGAATGCACAGTATTTGCTGCAGAACAG tgtGAAGCAGTATGCAGATGTTGAAGGATTCTAA